The Drosophila sechellia strain sech25 chromosome 2L, ASM438219v1, whole genome shotgun sequence region AATTGtctataattatttatagaaTCGATACGAAATCAAATGCACTTGCAGAAATTCCTTTCGTCTTATCTATTCTCTTTTCCAATTGGCAATGATATGAATATCCAATTAGAATTACACAGCAATGCCTGTTGCTGAGATAGTGTAGCACTTGACATAAACaaaagtacatacatatataaacaaagctaCCACACATGGATTCCAATTTTTTACACAAACAATTTACTCGATAATATATGGTTTAAACAATTCAGCGGAAGGTGTCCTTAACATTTTGCACCACATACTCCGTGACCTTGAACACCTAATTAATGATTTTTCCTGCTTCGATTTGAGGGTGGACTTCAGAGGCCTTGATTGCAATATGGTTTCGCCAAGAAAATgcctaatttaattatatatttctatTCTGCGCATCGAATAACAAAACAAaccgcacgcacacacacacacaaagtcACATGCACTGGCAGTgcaccaaacacacacacaacagcGCGCATCATGGAAAACCCTTGTATTCTTGCAGCCTCCCGGAGATTCAGTTAAATTGCACTTAAGTTCATTCACTATCACTAAAACACTCACCAGTTGTTAAATGCACTAAAACCACATTTACACcgaaaactaacaaaaaacaaaacattttaatcCAATTCGCGTTAACAGTACAAATAATACACTTTAACAGCGCGTGCCCGATAGAGCTGGAAGAAACATCGACGTGGTATCGATATTTCGATGGAGTCAACTATTTCATcgatattatatttaaaacaattaaaaatgaaaagactAAAAACggatttttcaaaatttaaattcctaATTAAATAGTAGCGCACATTTTgaagcaataaaataaattgtttatcgtattaatatataatttaaaattaaatggtttCAAGCTTCATAAATCTTTTCCGTTTAATGGGGTTAAGAAacaaaattgtaaaatttctaaacagCTGATAAGCTAATTGTATTTATGAACAATATACTCCcgcaacatttttaataactaTTAAGAATAAAGACGTTTTATCACAATttggttttataaataattgtatatttggtttttttgttgtatttttttttatacttttaaaAAGTAAACTTCTATTTTGATCGAAAGTATTGATTTAAGCACTGATTACACGAAATCGTGTGATTGAGGTTGAGGTTTTTCTCTTTACATATAAATCGAGTGAGTTATTGGGACGAATAAAGATATAACAAAAAGTCGCGTTCGCAAAAGCAATATTGAAGAGTATTGGCTAACTTAAATCGCAATTTAAATACATAGATTCGTGTGTATGGTTACAGCTTTACAGGTCTTTTCTCGTTAAATATTACATCAATATCATCAATATCATAGATCATTTTTTACgctcatttccattttctctatcaataaaattaacaacaaTTCCGATGCATTTGATTGGGCACGTGATAAACATTGATAAACGTGCTCGCCTACTCAGCCGcataacaaatttaaaatactGTTTCTTCTAATATAGTTAATATACGATAACTGTTTCAGTAGTCAATTAGTAAGGTCAACGTTTCACGAACATATACTACGTGGATACTTCATCGTATATGTCCAATCGAATATATATGCCTGTAGCTCGTGTAAATAGTTTAGTCGATTCGATTACTAGATGTGTTACAAATTGGTACACTAGTGTGGGTTGTTCCTCATTTGCGCGTGGGTGAGTTTAAAGTCACTGTAGTTATTGCTGCTGTGCTCTTGTGTCGAACAACATGGATTCACATTCATTCACAAAAACGCAACGTACGAATACGAATACGAATACGACGGGTATGCAAACTTAATCTACCGAGTGTTGTATATGTCTAAACATTCATAACGATCTATGGATAGGTGCACGTTCGATGTCTGCCGATGCTGAGCACCCCTCCCTCCTCTGGTTTGTCTTTTTCATAATTATCTATAAACTATATACGTTTGCCGGTGGGGCAAACTAAGGCATGCCAGGCAGTCCGCCGCCCACAAggcgctgctgttgctgctgctggtgaatTAGGTTCACCCTAGCTCGCTGCTGCTCCAACCGCTGCACCGTGGCCGTCAGATGGGAGTTCTCCACGTAGAGGTCCTTCACCAGGATGTCGGCACTCTGCAGTCGCTGTGTCTGATCGGCCAGCAAAACACCCTGGGTCTCGATTCGGCTATGCAGATCGTTGAGCTCCACTTGATGCTGACGCCAGGATTCTAATGAATAAACATatagtttattaaatttcccTGGTAAGTAGGTAGTTTCTTCAACTTACGCTGCATCAGGGACTCCGtgtactgctgctgctgcttgatGACATTCTGCAGATGGCGATTTCGCAGCTCCAATTGGTTCAGTCGCTGCTGAAGCGTTGGATGCGTGGTTCGCTAAAGAAGGGTCACCAGATACGATTGAAATATGTTCTCTGATTTACAAAATCCATCGCTCGCTCACCGCATAGGCCTTCTCGAGCACGGGTCGCGCCTCCTGCAACTGCTGCAGTTCCATGACCAGACCGTCCCGCTGCAGGCTCAGATCCTTGATTTGCTCCTTGAGGGACAGCTCAAAGAACTTAAGGCGCTTCAGTTCCTCCTTCAGTGCCGACGGACTGCTGCACTTCTCGTGGCTAAGGCAAGACGTTTTGCTGTTGGATTCGAAGCTCTTGCCGGACGCCGTCGACGACGTCTCGCAATCGGCTATCTCTCCCTCCGATGCAGCCAGTTGGGGACTCTGGGACCGCTTGGGCTTGCTGATCGGAGCTGGGCCGGCATTGGCGCCGTAGGCGTTGCTGGTGCCACTGTTCGTAGGCGAAGGACCCGACTGAGAGCTTTCGAAGGGTGTAGTGCTAAAGATGGATGTTTCCGAGGTGGTGAGGTTATTGCTGTTTAAGGAACCATTAAATTGGCacgatttaaaaaataaaaacgccTTTCAACGAATTGTTGAACATAAAGATGCAAAATGAAAACGTGGAATGATACGAATGTgaaaaataagcaaacaaaaccATTTCCAGCAGCATTGAATTAAGCGGCTTCATTGAAATCGTAAATCattaaatttcgaaaatgtgatgaatatttttatgaatataaattatatttattaaacaaGCACAAACATACACTTAAAGGGATTAAATTAGCTTATATTAGACATGGTTAGATGTGCGGGACAAAACTATAACATATATACAGGACATACAGTGCAAATTATGAGAAAGACACAGGGATGCTCACACCAAGGACACACAGAGAGGCTTCTCATACTCACCGGCTGGCTGTCTTGTGCGATGGTGAGCCTCCGAGCAGTTCGATGGCACTGGCGGTGGCTTCATCCTTGGAGTCAGCGAGGGATTTCGCCGGCTCTTGAATGGTGCTCTGCAGCCAGAGGTAGCTGATGGGTGAGCTGGCTGGACTTTTTCCCGCCTCGGCACTCAGTTGGGCTACCGATTCCGAGGTGAGTTCACAGGCGCCCGTGAGGATCTCGACGCTCTCACCCAATCTCTGTCGCAAATCCTCGATCTCCGATTGCAGCGAGCTGATTTCCTGAACCTTCTCCTCGAGCATTTGAATGGAACTCGAACGCAGCTGGGCTGCCTCTGCCTCCAACTCCGAGTACTGCTGCTCCAGCATATCGCGCTCATCAATGGGCGAGAGGCGGCCATCCTTGCTGAACTGCTCCTCGTACTCGCGCACCTTCTCCATCAGCTCGGTGAACTTCTTGTCGCTCTCGTGCTGCTCATCCTCGTAGATCTGTCGCTCCTTCTCAAACAGCTGCCGCTCCTCGCTGAGTTTCGTTTGCCAGTAGTCCTCGCAATCCTCATAGGCACGCTGCATTTGCTCGAGACTGGTCTCCAGTTCCCTGGAACGGCTTTCCGGCGTGAGAGATCTGCCCTCCTTTGCAGCCTTGAGTTCCTTTTCCAACTCGGCCACGCGCTGTCTAAGGCTCGTTAGCTCCTCATCCTGGCTTTGACTTCTTTGCAGCTCGGAGTTTAGAGCCAACCAATCTCCGCTGTTGCTTGCATCGCTCTGCTCTCCTTCGGTGCACTTGCGCTGCTTACCGAGACGAGGACTCTCCTCTGTGAGATGTGTTTTGCTCGGCGAATCCCCACGCCTTTTGGTGGCCGTGGCCGCCGACTCCTGCTCCTCTTGTTTCTCCtgtttttcttgctttttaACCTTGGTTTTCGATCGAATTAGTTCCACATTTAAGCTCTCGATTTCGATGGTCAGTTCGTCAGTCTTGTCACGCAGCTGGGCGTTCTCCATTTGAAGAGCAGCCAGCTTCTCCATTAGCTGGAGCATTTCCTCCTCCTTGTCCTCGCTATGCCTTCTCGGTCGCAATGGACTGTGCTCCGGAGTGCCACCAATGCTGCTCGACCTTTGGGCCAGTTCCTGGTTGAGCTTAATGTTCTGTTCGAGAAGCTCTGTGATTTGGATGTGAGCCTTTTGCTGCTCCGACTCAAGCTCCGAGTTCTCAGTGCGCACGAGTTCGAGTTCCGTTCTCAGACGGATCTCCTCCTGCTCAAGCGATTTAAGCTGCGCCTCCAGCTTGCCCGTCATGCTGGTCCAGTGATCGCGGTCATTAGTCATCCGCAGCGTTATTTCACGCACCATGCTGGCGTGTCTttgctccagctgctgcaCCTGCTTCTTGGAGTTATCCTCCAGTGACGCATGCCGCTCATCCACTTCCACGGCCAGCAAAGCCACCCTTTGGTTGGCCGCCTTATTATCTGCCCTCAACTTGAGGTTTTCCTCGTGCTGCTGCCTAAAGGCAAGTCGGTAGTTGCCCAACTCGGTGGCCTGCAGAGCAGCCAGAGCGCGCAGCATATTCGATTGCTCGTGATCACCATCGAGGCCACGCAGCTCCTCTTCCAATGCCTTAGTTAGCTGCTGCAGgttcacctcctcctcctcatcgaATCCCAGGACATGAAGTAGGTTGCGAGTGTTGGGTATGCTAGCCAGCTCCCAGGCTTCGATAATGCTATGCACTGAGATCGTCTCCAGTTGCTGCGGCGTCACGGTGTCTGTAAATCATGGCAATTAACAATTAGCGTGGGACGAATGAGATTGGCTTCGCTGTTGTATATACACATTTATTATACATATAGCCCAAGATACCAGGTGGGTGTGGGATTGGGAGTGGGGAAGGGCGTGTATCGATAGTGTAAGCGAAAGCGCCGAAAGTTTGCTGTTTCTCTAAATCAAATGGCTTTTCGAAATGAGAACAAGTCATAGTTTCTGTTTTGGTGTGTTATTTAAAGAGGTAGAAACTTATACATCAAGAAAATAGAACAAATTAGAAGTAAATATTCTTCCTAACTGAAATTGATTTATATGAAATCCTTAATTAAATAGATTGTCAATGCATTTCAGCTTTACTAGGGGTTGAAAATGTGAGATATGTGATTATACGAGTATATAGAACGAATCAACGGTGCGGCTACAAAGGGTGCGATTAGATACCGAATGACTGGGTTGGGGATTCGGTGGGTGTGGGGGTGTTGACAATTGCTTCAGAGCGCACAAACCTTTGCAGCATGACCAACGGCCGCCGTTGTAGCATCTCCAGTGCTCGGACGACGGTGCGGGATTGGCGGCCAGGCGATGGCCTACGGTGTGTACCGACAACAAGTGTTTTGCTTTTAACATTGCTTCAAACGTAATTTTGGCATTTTGGGCTAACAACAACAGGGGGTGGCAGGGACAAGGGGTTCGGCTAGTCTGGGATAGTTCGGTCGGAGGTAACTTACCCAGTGATTCCACGCTGCTGCTGTGCTGCGCCTGGCTCTGGATGGAAAGCTGTTTCAACTTGGCCGCTGCTGTCGGTGATGTAGTGGCTCCCGTGTTGCTGTTCACCTTCCGGCGTGCTGGCAATGAAGCACATCGCTTCAGTGTGCTCCCGCTGGTGTGGACGGACCGCAGACGCCGGCTGCCAGGAAGATCGCTCTGGGAGGAGGAACGTTGCACCTGTGTGGTTTGGGAAAGTAAGATGCTTATTGGTGCTCAACTATAACGAACTTATTCAAtttcatattatatatttaatatatttatatggttCTTAGCCATGTTCTACTGTATCAGCAATAATAACGATTAAACAAAATCTGTTTACTATGCAATTTTGCATATATAACCAGAAGTTGTATCGCCACTTCGTACGTGACTTGACAATCGACACTCACCTGAACTCCCAGCTCATCGCATCCGTTGAGGCTTCGCTgattgtgctgctgctgcaactggtCCTCGTCCGTATTGTCCGAGTCCGTGACGGATAACTCGTAGATTCCATGCTGTGGCCTGGACCGGCGACCGTATTTCTTGGTGCCCACGACGAGTTTGGGTGAAACCTCGCGATCGGAAGACTCCGGCGGACTCTCGATGTATGTGCTGGTTAGCGGCTCATCCGTAATCACCAGTGAACGCTCTGCAAGAGTCAATAGATATAGGTTAGCAGAGAACTGGAAGAGTTGTATGGATCTTAGGTGGCTACCAAAACAAGCGGCTAGCTTCTCAATTATCGGATCTGTTAACTGGCGGTAATACAATCGTGTTCCCATTTCGATTTAGACTAAACTGCTCAGGTGAATGAGTCGCGTATTTATACAGGACATCGTAACCAGGTACCTGATAAGGATCATGCAGGATCAGGTAGTCGGAGACAGTAGGGTGTCGTTAAAAAGTGTCAATTGCATCTATGATTTTATGAGTGTCAGCTGCCGCCGTGCTAATCTGCGTGCTGATTATGATATTCGTACCCTAAGAGGTGTCCTAAATTTGCCCATAAGTTTCCAAAGCAGATAAGCGAAGGTTTGAAGTAAATGTGCATAATCCTAGCAAATTAGCACGTCGACTGAAGTACTTCTATAAGTTTTAAGTAATGTGTATGTCCGTCTATAGACTGCTAGCAATATGACCATTACATCAGTGTTTTATTAATAGGGAAAACCACCCGGCTCCAAATCCGTGTCAAAATTGAATTACTATCTCTAATAAGTGGCTGGCAAACACTCCGTAATTATCTGATGTTGCTTGATGGGTAATTAAAGCGCAATTACAGATAAAATGTATGTTGTTTTATGAGAACCTGCCGCGATAGCTTATAGCAAATATGATCTTTATACTAAGTAAGTTAATCTATAGCGTGATCCATTCTTTGTGCTATCTCACCAATGAAACCCGATGACGTCGTGCCATCGAACTCGGAGCCCAGGAAGTTGAGTAGCGCCTCCTTGAACTGGCCAAAGGACACGCCCAGCTGGTGACTGCCGCCCAGGCTGGCGATCAGTGCGGATCCCTGATCCCGGAGCTCCAGCAGTGAGCAGAGCTTCAGCAGGGACTTCTCGTCCAGAAGTCCACACTGCGTCTCGCAGCTGCGGAACATTTGGTAGAGCTTCTGCTCGTACGGATCGGCGGATACCTCCATTATCCGTAACCCGGGGAATTCAGTTTGCTGCCGTTCCAATCGATCGGCTGCTCAATTGCGTTTGCTCttcgcttttttttcttgGTGGGAAAATCCACAAACGCAGTCAGGGGTCGAAAACAAGAAAAGTGAAATATCGGGGTCTATGTGCGTGGGTGGCGGGGAAATCACGCGTGTTTTCTTGGACAGCAGGCTGTTTGCGGGGTTACTAATACTACTAATCTATGATATGCACTTCGGAACGCAACATAAACACTCGCGAATTTGCGGTTTTTTTGGGAATAGCGTAATTTCTAGCGAGTtgataaaaaacaataatgcAGTAATAGCGAGCACGGTGGCGCGCTCTGGAGGCCAGTAAGCGAATTTGCGACGAAGGTGGCACTATCGCAGACAATTCTTTCTATCGCTACACAACTATCGTCGGGATTTGaaaatgtatattaatatataaaataactaTTCATTTACAAGGGAGAACGAATTGCTATGTAATACATCGCTTTCGTTGCTTGGAAAGCTTCAGACCCCCTACTAAAGTAGAAAACtttacataaattaatatcatcccatataaatataattttttccAATATAAGATTAAAATTACACAAGAAGTATATGAAATTGGAAGTGCTTCATAAAAGTAGTAAAACTAGTAAAATCTTGtggttatttttaaaatgcatttttttgAGTACTGCTAAGCACTGCAATGAACTGCTTACGTCTTACAGCAAGCAGTGCActaggcacacacacatatattgCTCGTCATTCaaacttaaataatttaaaacaaaaaaaacatatttttatttttaattttaactgtggcaataaataaataaaaaagtaaagttatacaacaattttttgtttaaaaattccCAACAACACGTTTCTATCGCACTATCGATAACATTGTGCCTAGCCATCGTCATCAGTGACATCCAATGATTTTATCGATTGTTTTGCAGCACTAATAAATTCCATTTGCAAGCtaaaaagcaagaaaaaaatacaaaatattgcTGAGCATTGCAAACTGTTGAAAAATCCAACCGAAAATCATGTGTATGTGCAACCAGTTACAGCCGACGACGCCGAGAGATTAACTGAGTTGGTGGAGCCTAACCAGTCCAATCGGCAAGGGGCACTACACTCCGAAATCCGAGACTTCTTGGTGGTGACCCGTAGAAACCACAGTCTCGCATTCATTTGTTTGCATTACGGCGCAGCGGGATCAGGGGATTCCCCGTCCGGCCGAGATGGCCATGCATTCGTACATGCGCCAGGGATCGGGTtctggaggaggagcaggagcagtcGCAGCTGGAGCACCGCCGCTGGCCAGTCCGGACGAGATGCACGGCTTCCTGAACGACAAGCAGGCTTGGGAGCACGCCATATCCCTGTACCAGGGTCCCGATCCACTCGATCATTGGTATAACTACATCTGCTGGTACGAGAATCACGCGCAAAGCGATCCGGAGTTAAAGTACCGCGAAACTCTGGAGAGATGTCTGACGGTTTATGAGCACAATGACTACTATCGCCAGGATGTCCGTTTGGTGCGGCTGTGGCTGAAGTACATAGCCATGCAGACGGATCCACTCCATTTCTACCAGGTGCTTTTTCAGCGAGGAACTGGTCGGCAGGTGGCCGCCTTTTACATTGGATGGGCTGCCTATTACGAGTCTCGCGAGGAGTATAAGGATGCGGAGGCGGTGTTCAACTTGGCCTTCCAGGAGAAGGCGCAGAGCAGCTCGGAGCTGCAGCACGCCCACACCAAGTTCGCCTATGCCAGGTCTCTTTTTTGccaacggcaacagcagcaacaacagcagcatcagcaacatccCCCGCAGGATGCACTGCAGCAACTTACGAACTATGCACAGCAGCAGATGCCACAGAGCTATACACAACACCGTCCCCAGCCATATCAGCAGAATGTCTATCAGCAATATCATCCGCAAACACAGCCTCAACAGCCGGCGCCACAACAGCATCTGCCGCCAGAACAACAGGTCCCCTATCAGACACACTACCAGGAGCGGCCGCGCTATGAACCACACCCAGCAACTCAGTCCCCAGCAGCAATACCACCAGCCCAAGTCCAGCAACAATCGCATTATGCTCCTGTGGCAGAGGTGagcattaaaatttaatatcaAAACTACTTGATAAATACTCCTTTTTTGGTTTAGTCCCATTATGCACCAGCCCAACAGTCACAGTTGCCGACGCAACAAACTGCAGTACCGCAGCTGCACgcacagcagccgcagcagcaacaaaacgGCAACGGCAATCCACCTCCTCAACAAAGTCCTCCGGTGTCAAACGAAGTGGCTGGCCTACGCTTGCCGCGCAATTTCCACGCCTACGGGCGCAACAACCATGAGACCTGGAAGCCGGCTCTAACGCTCGAAGAGCCTGATGATCCCTCACGTGTGTGTCACTATGCCAAGCAGTTGGTATATCCACCAGGAGCAGGCATCGAGTACAGTCCGGAAGAGATACTAGCCCGCAAGTTTAAGCAGTTAATGGAGCAAAAAGCCAAGCCATCGGAGCCGCCAGAACAAGAACAGCAAACTCTTTATGATTCCTACGAAACTGAGAAATCTTACTATATGACTGCTGTGGATGGAGCTCTTTACGGGCAGAACACCAGCAGTGGTCAGGAGAATACAGGTGAGGAAGATGAGGACAACGACGCCGAGGAGGgagaagaggaggaggaagctGGTGAAG contains the following coding sequences:
- the LOC6613467 gene encoding blastoderm-specific protein 25D isoform X1, translated to MEVSADPYEQKLYQMFRSCETQCGLLDEKSLLKLCSLLELRDQGSALIASLGGSHQLGVSFGQFKEALLNFLGSEFDGTTSSGFIERSLVITDEPLTSTYIESPPESSDREVSPKLVVGTKKYGRRSRPQHGIYELSVTDSDNTDEDQLQQQHNQRSLNGCDELGVQVQRSSSQSDLPGSRRLRSVHTSGSTLKRCASLPARRKVNSNTGATTSPTAAAKLKQLSIQSQAQHSSSVESLDTVTPQQLETISVHSIIEAWELASIPNTRNLLHVLGFDEEEEVNLQQLTKALEEELRGLDGDHEQSNMLRALAALQATELGNYRLAFRQQHEENLKLRADNKAANQRVALLAVEVDERHASLEDNSKKQVQQLEQRHASMVREITLRMTNDRDHWTSMTGKLEAQLKSLEQEEIRLRTELELVRTENSELESEQQKAHIQITELLEQNIKLNQELAQRSSSIGGTPEHSPLRPRRHSEDKEEEMLQLMEKLAALQMENAQLRDKTDELTIEIESLNVELIRSKTKVKKQEKQEKQEEQESAATATKRRGDSPSKTHLTEESPRLGKQRKCTEGEQSDASNSGDWLALNSELQRSQSQDEELTSLRQRVAELEKELKAAKEGRSLTPESRSRELETSLEQMQRAYEDCEDYWQTKLSEERQLFEKERQIYEDEQHESDKKFTELMEKVREYEEQFSKDGRLSPIDERDMLEQQYSELEAEAAQLRSSSIQMLEEKVQEISSLQSEIEDLRQRLGESVEILTGACELTSESVAQLSAEAGKSPASSPISYLWLQSTIQEPAKSLADSKDEATASAIELLGGSPSHKTASRNNLTTSETSIFSTTPFESSQSGPSPTNSGTSNAYGANAGPAPISKPKRSQSPQLAASEGEIADCETSSTASGKSFESNSKTSCLSHEKCSSPSALKEELKRLKFFELSLKEQIKDLSLQRDGLVMELQQLQEARPVLEKAYARTTHPTLQQRLNQLELRNRHLQNVIKQQQQYTESLMQQSWRQHQVELNDLHSRIETQGVLLADQTQRLQSADILVKDLYVENSHLTATVQRLEQQRARVNLIHQQQQQQRLVGGGLPGMP
- the LOC6613467 gene encoding blastoderm-specific protein 25D isoform X3, translating into MGTRLYYRQLTDPIIEKLAACFERSLVITDEPLTSTYIESPPESSDREVSPKLVVGTKKYGRRSRPQHGIYELSVTDSDNTDEDQLQQQHNQRSLNGCDELGVQVQRSSSQSDLPGSRRLRSVHTSGSTLKRCASLPARRKVNSNTGATTSPTAAAKLKQLSIQSQAQHSSSVESLDTVTPQQLETISVHSIIEAWELASIPNTRNLLHVLGFDEEEEVNLQQLTKALEEELRGLDGDHEQSNMLRALAALQATELGNYRLAFRQQHEENLKLRADNKAANQRVALLAVEVDERHASLEDNSKKQVQQLEQRHASMVREITLRMTNDRDHWTSMTGKLEAQLKSLEQEEIRLRTELELVRTENSELESEQQKAHIQITELLEQNIKLNQELAQRSSSIGGTPEHSPLRPRRHSEDKEEEMLQLMEKLAALQMENAQLRDKTDELTIEIESLNVELIRSKTKVKKQEKQEKQEEQESAATATKRRGDSPSKTHLTEESPRLGKQRKCTEGEQSDASNSGDWLALNSELQRSQSQDEELTSLRQRVAELEKELKAAKEGRSLTPESRSRELETSLEQMQRAYEDCEDYWQTKLSEERQLFEKERQIYEDEQHESDKKFTELMEKVREYEEQFSKDGRLSPIDERDMLEQQYSELEAEAAQLRSSSIQMLEEKVQEISSLQSEIEDLRQRLGESVEILTGACELTSESVAQLSAEAGKSPASSPISYLWLQSTIQEPAKSLADSKDEATASAIELLGGSPSHKTASRNNLTTSETSIFSTTPFESSQSGPSPTNSGTSNAYGANAGPAPISKPKRSQSPQLAASEGEIADCETSSTASGKSFESNSKTSCLSHEKCSSPSALKEELKRLKFFELSLKEQIKDLSLQRDGLVMELQQLQEARPVLEKAYARTTHPTLQQRLNQLELRNRHLQNVIKQQQQYTESLMQQSWRQHQVELNDLHSRIETQGVLLADQTQRLQSADILVKDLYVENSHLTATVQRLEQQRARVNLIHQQQQQQRLVGGGLPGMP
- the LOC6613467 gene encoding blastoderm-specific protein 25D isoform X2 → MEVSADPYEQKLYQMFRSCETQCGLLDEKSLLKLCSLLELRDQGSALIASLGGSHQLGVSFGQFKEALLNFLGSEFDGTTSSGFIERSLVITDEPLTSTYIESPPESSDREVSPKLVVGTKKYGRRSRPQHGIYELSVTDSDNTDEDQLQQQHNQRSLNGCDELGVQVQRSSSQSDLPGSRRLRSVHTSGSTLKRCASLPARRKVNSNTGATTSPTAAAKLKQLSIQSQAQHSSSVESLDTVTPQQLETISVHSIIEAWELASIPNTRNLLHVLGFDEEEEVNLQQLTKALEEELRGLDGDHEQSNMLRALAALQATELGNYRLAFRQQHEENLKLRADNKAANQRVALLAVEVDERHASLEDNSKKQVQQLEQRHASMVREITLRMTNDRDHWTSMTGKLEAQLKSLEQEEIRLRTELELVRTENSELESEQQKAHIQITELLEQNIKLNQELAQRSSSIGGTPEHSPLRPRRHSEDKEEEMLQLMEKLAALQMENAQLRDKTDELTIEIESLNVELIRSKTKVKKQEKQEKQEEQESAATATKRRGDSPSKTHLTEESPRLGKQRKCTEGEQSDASNSGDWLALNSELQRSQSQDEELTSLRQRVAELEKELKAAKEGRSLTPESRSRELETSLEQMQRAYEDCEDYWQTKLSEERQLFEKERQIYEDEQHESDKKFTELMEKVREYEEQFSKDGRLSPIDERDMLEQQYSELEAEAAQLRSSSIQMLEEKVQEISSLQSEIEDLRQRLGESVEILTGACELTSESVAQLSAEAGKSPASSPISYLWLQSTIQEPAKSLADSKDEATASAIELLGGSPSHKTASRTTPFESSQSGPSPTNSGTSNAYGANAGPAPISKPKRSQSPQLAASEGEIADCETSSTASGKSFESNSKTSCLSHEKCSSPSALKEELKRLKFFELSLKEQIKDLSLQRDGLVMELQQLQEARPVLEKAYARTTHPTLQQRLNQLELRNRHLQNVIKQQQQYTESLMQQSWRQHQVELNDLHSRIETQGVLLADQTQRLQSADILVKDLYVENSHLTATVQRLEQQRARVNLIHQQQQQQRLVGGGLPGMP